TATATCTAGAATGAATATATCTACTTTATCTCTTGGCATCCACAGACAAAAAACACACACGAAAGGACAAGAAATGGGATAACAAGGGCCCAAGAAATCAAAGAAGCCCACGGCGGCAGCATTGTGACGCAAGGTTCTATTGAGTAGAAGGCAGCTCGAGCTCAAGTACTTACGTACTCCTACACACCTTCCCAACGATATCCTGTCAGAGGCCAATCTGCTGCAGAGCGGATACCTCTTCATCATACCTATGGCATTTATATAATGTTTACTTGGAAACACAAAAATATATGCAGCGCAGGTGAACCATTATACAGGACCATTCAGTTGTCAGATCAAAACCAATCTAGACGAAGGCAAGGACCAGTCAGTTGTCAGACCAAAACCATATATCCAAGTAGGAAACGAAGATACGAAGACCCCATAAAGCCACGAACATGCTTCGGTCTTTTGCATCCAGAATCCTCTGGAAGTGCATACGTACTCCTCTGGAATGAAGTGCTTTCGCAAGGGAACCAAACGAAGAAGATGCTACCCCTGGCAAAGAAGGTCTCCTGCCCGAAGGATCCGAGGAGAGGGTACAGGTTAGGTCAAAACCCCATCAGAAACTCCTAACACAGCCAGGTGCCTCTTTTGGCCATTCCTATCGGATGTGGCCACCAGCACTAGTTTGACAACTCTGCAATTCAAGACCTGATGCAGGCCTGCCAATGCCACGATCGTAAACAAGTTAGAAAATATATTGCAACCTTTATCACTGCAAGTGTTTTTTAAGCCATCTGATGCCTTTCTGTACACTCTCTTTCATGTGATTCGGGAGTAACTTCTAATCAAATCAGGCATGGCCAAACATTGCAGAGGAAACACTTGAATAATCCAAGGCAAGCTTGGGGAGCATAGAAATTATGCTTTGCTATCGTAGGTACAAAATGACTTACACTGCAAACTATGCCGTGGAATACGATTTTTAAAACATTGCAGCTGTAAATTGACTGAAACTACCATGTCTCTGTACTGAAATATCTACACTTACGTGGACATTACTTCCACAGCTACAACTGTATAAAACCTTAGAAATTTTACTGGAAAATAGAGAGAAGAAAATTTATACCAGATAAGTTTCTTAGGTCTGTTCTTTTGCAGAAAGCTCCAGAAGATACTCTGCCTCCCTCAGGAACAACCTTGCCAGCTGCTTTTGCCCTCTTCGGTACACTATACATGAACGGTAATTTATTTTTGACTTctttttgtgcttctcatcactTTCACTGCGAGAATAAAGAAAATGGTTTGCATATCATTACGATAAAACATGAGGTTGATAAACAAAAGACGTGCTCTAAAATATGTTAGCTCCATGCACATCTTGGATATTGGGGCTATTCATGTTGTATCCTAAAATAACCATTTTCAATAGTGCCCCATAGTACATTGCAGAAAATAAGTATAGTACCATGCATGGATGTGAATTTAAGAtaaggaaaataaaataaaataaaaactcttGAGAAAAGCCAAAAATTGATCTGCCCACCTCACGTAGTCTTCTGACTGAATGGAATCAACCTGCTCAAGCAGTTCAGTGTCAGATGCTTCTGTTCCAGAGCCCTCTTCAAGTTCAGCCATTCTTGCAAAATGGATGGAGTGATGATCTATGAGTTATTCTTGATGCTATACCAAAGACGGCTATATGATCCAAAATACATCAATAGGAAGATAAAAGTGATTACTTGACCCCAAGAAGATCCACAAGCAAACCCAGTGCACCTTGATCACCGCAGACCTCCCAAATAGCACTTTGGATCTCTGCATCAGATATTTCTCTATCTTCACTAGATCCAACCTAGCAAGAACAAATTCAGCAAAGGCCCTAGAATCAATTTGCAGCATAATACAGAATTTGTCGTATTTCAAGTTTAGATGCATTGCATCCAAATAAATTTTTTGAGCACTTCAAATATAAGCATAGTCATCAGTTGTCAAATAGGCCATATAGAATAATGCTGAAAACAAAGTTAGTCTTCATCTAAATTCTGACGTTAGATCAGGAAATGAAACTTGAGATCACAATTGCTTCATGAATACTTTTTTACGGCATGCATAGCCAGTAAAGCTCCTATTCATGAATGCAGCATTCATGACATGGATCATGGATGTGATGCCAAAAACTAGTGCCTCCATGCAAACGACATGAAATAACTATCATCTGGCGCTGCTGAAAAAACAGGGGCATATGCAGCAAATTATGTAGCTGCACACATTACAAGAGTGTGAAAGCACCCCTGCTAGTTAGttttaagattttgaaacctaAGGACTCCAAGTTGAGTCATAGGAGGAGGATGTCAGCTAACAAAGCATGCCTAAATCACGCTACATGGAATTCTGCCATTTTGGTACAATAGATGGCTAAGAAAAGATCTTACGTGCACAGTCACTAGTCTCCTACTCCTTTTCAGTATACAGTTATCAACAGATCAATTCAGAAGTAGCGAACGAAACGCTGATCACTGCGTCTCCAGAAAATGTAGTATGACGCCTTAAGAATAAAGTCCAAATCTAAATCATGAGATTATAGCCTCAGGAGTCAACTCTTGGCTTAAAATACACCGTAAAAAGTGCTAACCTCTCCAAGTAAAGAAGCAACTTGTTCAAGCTCATGTTCTTGCATGGCAATCGTCCGTAGAGTACTCATAAATTCCTGAGGGAAAACATTTTTGTGAAGATATGATGGAACTTTGCGTTGACCACTCCAACTAAAACTTGAAAATGGACTAGTATTTTTCTTGCTATCCTTATCTTCACTGGAACAGATACCAAAAAATCCATTATCAAGCAATCTTCTGGGTAGGAGACATCTCAATTCGCCCTTCTGCAAAATACAGAAGACATACAAAGTGAGATTCATGGAGGTATTGAATGCTTAGAGGGCTTGATCTGGTTAG
This region of Miscanthus floridulus cultivar M001 unplaced genomic scaffold, ASM1932011v1 os_1932_3, whole genome shotgun sequence genomic DNA includes:
- the LOC136534434 gene encoding uncharacterized protein, whose protein sequence is MYLLLANKSSAEAGAEICINYGNKGNEELLYLYGFVVDNNPDDYLMVHYPLEALRQIQSADTKIQLLEMQKGELRCLLPRRLLDNGFFGICSSEDKDSKKNTSPFSSFSWSGQRKVPSYLHKNVFPQEFMSTLRTIAMQEHELEQVASLLGEVGSSEDREISDAEIQSAIWEVCGDQGALGLLVDLLGVKMAELEEGSGTEASDTELLEQVDSIQSEDYVSESDEKHKKKSKINYRSCIVYRRGQKQLARLFLREAEYLLELSAKEQT